Genomic segment of Rhodocaloribacter litoris:
TGCGGGAGACGTTTCGTGTGATGATCGAGCACGATGTGCCGATGACGTCGACGCTGGCCGTCTACGAGCTGATCGTCCCGGATCGGCCGCCCCTCGAACAGCGGGTGCTCGATGCGATGGCCCCGGAGGTGCGCGAGGAATACCTGGCCACACGCGAGCGGATCAGGGAACGGGGCGGCGACTTCTGGGCGCGGCTCTTCAAGAAGGCGCAGGCGTACGAGTACCGCTTCGTGCGGGCCGGCGGCACGCTCGCCGCCGGCGTCGACCCCACCGGCATCGGCGGCGCCCTGCCGGGCTACGGCGACCAGCGCAACTTCGAGCTGCTCGTCGAGGCCGGCTTCACGCCCGTCGAGGTCGTGCAGATCATGAGTGCCAACGGGGCAAAGGTGCTGGGCATCGACGAGAAGGTGGGCACGGTCACCCCCGGCAAGCAGGCGGACCTCATCGTCATCGACGGGGATCCGGAAACCGACCCGGCCCAGATCCGCAACGTCACGCTGGTGTTCAAGGCCGGCGTCGGCTACGACGCGGCGAAGCTGATCGAATCGGTGCGGGGCCTCGTGGGTATCCGGTAGCCGGCGGGTGCGGGCCGTGGAGATGGGAACCCTGCGAACCCCGCCGGAGGGGAACCCCCCGGACGTGGCGAGGTGGGTGGGGATCCCGCGCCGGGGTGTACTGCGGCCCGAGGTTTGATTTGCGCGCGGTGTTGTGCTTAGCTTAGCACGTGTAGAGCCGGGATGGCGGAATCGGTAGACGCAACGGACTTAAAATCCGTTGGGGCCTGTGCCCCGTGCGGGTTCGAGCCCCGCTCCCGGCACCCTGCCAGCAAGGGCGGTCTCGCGCACGATGCCGGGGCCGCCCTCGTCGCTCGGGGCAACGGGGTTAGCCCCGGTCGGAGGCAAAATGGGCCTCGATGTCGGTGAGCTTCTGGACGCGGGCGGCATGACGCCCCCCTTCGAAGGGCGTTTCCAGGAAGACCTGGACGATCCGTTTGCAGACCTCGATGCCGAGCGTGCGGCTGCCGAGCGTGAGCACGTTGGCGTCGTTGTGGGCACGGGCGTTCCAGGCGGTGAACTCGTTGTAGGCGCAGGCGGCGCGGATGCCCGGCACCTTGTTGCAGACCATCGCCGAGCCGAGGCCGGCGCCGTCGATCATGATGCCGAAGTCCGCCTGGCCGAAGGTGACGGCCCGGGCCACGGCAAAGGCGAAGTCCGGGTAGTCGCAGTTCTGTTCGCTGTCGGTGCCCACGTCGAGGACCTGCCAGCCGAGCGTTTGGAGGAAGGGGTGGAGAAGGCGCTTGTAGGCGAAGCCACCGTGGTCGCTGCCCAGGGCCACCCGGTGGGTGCGCTCCGGCGTGGGGGACGGGTGTTCGCAGGCGCACGTGCGGGCGGCCGGTTCCGTCACGACGAAAGCGAGGCCGCGCGCACGTGCCGTGTCGCGGGCCAGGGGGGTGATGAGGGCGTCCGGCGGTACGGCGAGCGTTTGCTGCCCCGCCCGTACGGCTTCGAGCACCCGGGCTTCGGTGATGAGGGTTTTCCTGGGCATGTGCAGAAGCTACGAGCACCGGCCGGAGGATTCAAGCCGCGTCCGGTGTGTACCTGCCGGGCAGCCGCAGAGGCCCGAAAGGCGATAGGCCGTCGTCCATCGAATCCCGCAATCCGGACGCCCGTCCCCGCTTCGTGTCCTTCCGGGTTCAGCGACGGGCGAGCCAGGCCAGGGGATCGACGGGCCGGCCGTCGTGAAAGAGGCCGAAGAAGAGGCCCTCGCCTTTGGGTTCGGCGTCGGTGCCGGAGCGGCCGAGGAGTTGTCCCGCCCGGACCTGTTCGCCTTCGCCCACGTTGATCAGGGCGAAGTTGCCGTAGACGCTGTGGTACTGGCCGTGCTCGACGATCATGTAGCGGCCGATGTCCGGCATGACGTCGATGCTGATGACGGTGCCGTCGAAGACGGCGCGTACCTCGGCCATGGGCGGCGTGGCGATGACGATGCCGGGGTTGGGGGTGGTGGTGCCGTAGACAGGATGCACCTTTTCGCCGAAGGGCTCGACGACCGGGCCGGCGGCCGGCCACGGAAGGTTGCCCTTGTTCTGGAGGAAGGAGCCGGAGAGGCGCACGAAGGCGGCACCGGCGGCGCTGCCGGAGGTGCGGCGCCGGGCGGCTTCCTCGGCGATGAGGGCCTGGATGCGGGTGGCCAGTTGCGAGGCCAGCGTCTTCTTTTCCTGGAGTGAGGCTTCGAGCGAGAGGCGTTGCTTGCGTAGCTCCTCGGCCACGCGCCGGCGCTGCTGTTTCTGGCGGGCCAGCTTCTGCTGCTCGTCCGCCGCGGCCCGCAGCAGCAGGTCGGTGTGCTCGACCTTTTCCTGCAGGGCCAGGCGTTGCTGTTCCATCTCGGCGGAGGCCTCGCGGATCGTGGCGAGCTGGCGCCGGCGCTGCTCGGCAAACCGGTGGAGGTAGCGCACCCGGATCAGCATCTGGTTGATCGACTCCGCCGCCAGGATGAGGGCCAGGTCGTGCAGGCGACCGTACTTGTAGGCATGGGTGGCCCGCTGGCGGTATTCGCTCCGCAGCCCGGCGATCGCCGTTTCGAGCCCGGCCAGCGAGGCCTGCAGCGAGTCGCGCTCATGGCGGAGCTCTTCCAGGCGGATCTGGTAGTTGCGGACGAGTTCTTCGCGCAGTGTGATCTGGCGGTCGAGCGCCTGCAACGTCTTCAGCGTGGCCTCTTCGGCCTCGCTCGTCTCGGCCAGCCGGGCCTCGTCCCGGGCGATCTGGGCCTGTAGCTCCTGCAGGCGCCGCTCCGTTGCCGTGCGGTCGCCGGCGATGTCCTGGGCCGCCGCCGGCAGGCAGGCCAGGAGTACGAGCAGGAGGGCCGGAAGGCGCATGGCGGGCATCATTCGGAGGCAGGAACCGGGATGCGCCGGGCGGACGCATCCACCTTCAGGGTGAAGGGTTGCAGCGGGGGGTTCAGGGTGAGGGTGCGATAATACAGGGCGGCAAAGACGTCGTCCGGAGGGCGACGGTAGACGATCCGGCGCGGCATGTAGAGGGCGCC
This window contains:
- a CDS encoding murein hydrolase activator EnvC family protein, encoding MRLPALLLVLLACLPAAAQDIAGDRTATERRLQELQAQIARDEARLAETSEAEEATLKTLQALDRQITLREELVRNYQIRLEELRHERDSLQASLAGLETAIAGLRSEYRQRATHAYKYGRLHDLALILAAESINQMLIRVRYLHRFAEQRRRQLATIREASAEMEQQRLALQEKVEHTDLLLRAAADEQQKLARQKQQRRRVAEELRKQRLSLEASLQEKKTLASQLATRIQALIAEEAARRRTSGSAAGAAFVRLSGSFLQNKGNLPWPAAGPVVEPFGEKVHPVYGTTTPNPGIVIATPPMAEVRAVFDGTVISIDVMPDIGRYMIVEHGQYHSVYGNFALINVGEGEQVRAGQLLGRSGTDAEPKGEGLFFGLFHDGRPVDPLAWLARR
- the rpiB gene encoding ribose 5-phosphate isomerase B, with the protein product MPRKTLITEARVLEAVRAGQQTLAVPPDALITPLARDTARARGLAFVVTEPAARTCACEHPSPTPERTHRVALGSDHGGFAYKRLLHPFLQTLGWQVLDVGTDSEQNCDYPDFAFAVARAVTFGQADFGIMIDGAGLGSAMVCNKVPGIRAACAYNEFTAWNARAHNDANVLTLGSRTLGIEVCKRIVQVFLETPFEGGRHAARVQKLTDIEAHFASDRG